In the genome of Cystobacter ferrugineus, one region contains:
- a CDS encoding gliding motility protein yields the protein MNRRAVCMGALVALALVGCKRGGDDKAAGGGRTAGGGATVVGGAGVPLAVGPAEDLRVTEDGRFASYLTKTRKPTVEGIPPQMRLGELYVVPVEGGVARRLGDGVTNVPGGQLFTPDSKHVLFLTGYNLANQSGVLHVLELNEPTAEPKKLGEGVTYFVPSPDGTKLAFVEGGVLKLGALPAGPFRPVGGEVSTAGFSPDGATLFFKRKLTAGGGLVAVAVDSPADKPAEPRKLADQVGDFVSSPDSKYVAYQVRGSGNTTYDLYVASPPEWTGRKVASGTTSFAFSPDSKWLARNDGGKPEVMGDLYVGPASGEPGRKVGERVKDVAFSPDSRALGFLAKYDQSAGAGLMGVVTLPEGEPKLVGSRVPNFTWGKDGQYVAFLSRFLKPVYSVDLMVYPVGAEKAIKAQAGVFGYGFTPGNSALVFRSGCIREGRACDFQALPLPLSPEAQPQPARWLQGIYSYKLSADGERVLATSARMDSDAFDVAVYDVKTGARKTLDQGAQLPAYFAGPDDSLAVYVLKGANAGVYAAPARP from the coding sequence ATGAACCGACGAGCGGTGTGCATGGGAGCGCTGGTGGCGCTCGCGCTGGTGGGGTGCAAGCGCGGCGGGGACGACAAGGCGGCCGGAGGAGGGCGCACGGCGGGTGGGGGCGCGACGGTGGTGGGGGGCGCCGGGGTGCCGCTCGCCGTGGGTCCCGCGGAGGATCTGCGGGTGACGGAGGATGGGCGCTTCGCCTCGTACCTGACGAAGACGCGCAAGCCCACGGTGGAGGGCATTCCGCCGCAGATGCGCCTGGGCGAGCTGTACGTGGTGCCGGTGGAGGGCGGCGTGGCGCGCCGGCTGGGTGACGGGGTGACGAACGTGCCCGGCGGGCAGTTGTTCACCCCGGACTCCAAGCACGTGTTGTTCCTCACGGGCTACAACCTGGCCAACCAGTCCGGGGTGCTGCACGTGCTGGAGCTGAACGAGCCGACCGCCGAGCCGAAGAAGCTGGGCGAGGGGGTGACGTACTTCGTGCCGAGCCCCGACGGGACGAAGCTGGCCTTCGTGGAGGGGGGCGTGCTGAAGCTGGGCGCGCTGCCCGCGGGGCCCTTCCGTCCGGTGGGCGGCGAGGTGTCCACGGCGGGCTTCTCCCCGGATGGGGCGACGCTCTTCTTCAAGCGCAAGCTGACGGCGGGCGGGGGCCTCGTGGCGGTGGCGGTGGACTCGCCCGCGGACAAGCCGGCCGAGCCGCGCAAGCTGGCGGACCAGGTGGGCGACTTCGTGTCGTCACCGGACTCGAAGTACGTGGCCTACCAGGTGCGCGGCAGCGGCAACACGACGTACGACCTGTACGTGGCGTCACCGCCGGAGTGGACGGGCCGCAAGGTGGCCTCGGGCACGACGTCGTTCGCCTTCTCGCCGGACTCGAAGTGGCTGGCGCGCAACGACGGGGGCAAGCCCGAGGTGATGGGCGACCTGTACGTGGGCCCGGCGTCCGGGGAGCCCGGGCGCAAGGTGGGCGAGCGCGTGAAGGACGTGGCCTTCAGCCCGGACTCGCGCGCGCTGGGCTTCCTGGCGAAGTACGACCAGTCCGCGGGCGCGGGGCTCATGGGCGTGGTGACGCTGCCGGAGGGCGAGCCGAAGCTCGTGGGCAGCCGCGTGCCCAACTTCACCTGGGGCAAGGACGGCCAGTACGTGGCCTTCCTCTCGCGCTTCCTCAAGCCCGTGTACTCGGTGGACCTGATGGTCTACCCGGTGGGCGCGGAGAAGGCGATCAAGGCCCAGGCGGGGGTGTTCGGCTATGGATTCACCCCGGGCAACTCGGCGCTCGTCTTCCGCTCGGGATGCATCCGCGAGGGCCGGGCCTGTGACTTCCAGGCGCTGCCGCTGCCCCTCTCCCCCGAGGCCCAGCCCCAGCCGGCCAGGTGGCTGCAGGGCATCTACAGCTACAAGCTGTCCGCGGATGGGGAGCGCGTGCTGGCGACCTCGGCGCGCATGGACTCGGACGCGTTCGACGTGGCCGTCTATGACGTGAAGACGGGGGCGCGCAAGACGCTGGACCAGGGGGCCCAGTTGCCGGCGTACTTCGCGGGCCCGGACGACTCGTTGGCGGTGTACGTGCTCAAGGGCGCCAACGCGGGCGTGTACGCGGCGCCGGCCCGGCCGTGA
- the trmFO gene encoding methylenetetrahydrofolate--tRNA-(uracil(54)-C(5))-methyltransferase (FADH(2)-oxidizing) TrmFO: MKHQRVTVIGGGLAGSECAWQLAKRGVPVTLREMKPHRRSPAHKTDTFAELVCSNSLRSDNPESAIGLLHAELRALSSVILGCADTHRVPAGDALAVDRDAFSAAVTRSVHEAPGVEVVAGEVEQLPEGVVVVATGPLTSDALTKELERYVGEKLYFYDSIAPIVAGDSIDMNIAFRASRYGKGGGDDYINLPLTAEEYARFIAEVKAGQKLQPHSFEEPRYFEGCLPIEVMVERGEQTLAFGPMKPVGLVDPRTGKESHAVVQLRMEDKAGTAWNMVGFQTRLTWGEQKRIFTSCIPGLANAEFLRMGQIHRNTFIDAPRLLGKDLSLEAESRLFFAGQITGVEGYVESAACGYLAALAVYARLTGGEFVPPPATTALGALYRHVTGEAHPEDYDYQPSNIIFGLFPPLPGRHKKADKRVKYAERARADLATWLPSVPPAEAPGRTV; the protein is encoded by the coding sequence GTGAAGCATCAGCGGGTGACGGTGATTGGCGGGGGCCTCGCGGGCAGCGAGTGCGCCTGGCAACTGGCGAAGCGCGGAGTACCGGTGACGCTGCGGGAGATGAAGCCGCACCGGCGCTCGCCCGCGCACAAGACGGACACGTTCGCGGAGCTGGTGTGCTCCAACTCGTTGCGCTCGGACAACCCGGAGAGCGCCATCGGCCTGTTGCACGCGGAGCTGCGCGCGCTGTCCTCGGTGATTCTGGGCTGCGCGGACACGCACCGGGTGCCGGCCGGTGACGCGCTGGCGGTGGACCGGGACGCGTTCTCGGCGGCGGTGACGCGCTCGGTGCACGAGGCGCCCGGCGTGGAGGTGGTGGCGGGCGAGGTGGAGCAGCTCCCCGAGGGCGTGGTGGTGGTCGCCACCGGGCCGCTCACCTCGGACGCGCTGACGAAGGAGCTCGAGCGCTACGTGGGGGAGAAGCTCTATTTCTACGACTCCATCGCGCCCATCGTCGCCGGGGACTCCATCGACATGAACATCGCCTTTCGCGCGAGCCGCTATGGCAAGGGCGGAGGGGACGACTACATCAACCTGCCGCTCACGGCCGAGGAGTACGCGCGCTTCATCGCCGAGGTGAAGGCGGGCCAGAAGCTGCAGCCGCACAGCTTCGAGGAACCCAGGTACTTCGAGGGGTGTCTGCCCATCGAGGTGATGGTGGAGCGGGGCGAGCAGACGCTGGCCTTCGGGCCGATGAAGCCGGTGGGGCTGGTGGATCCGCGCACGGGCAAGGAGTCCCACGCGGTGGTGCAGCTGCGCATGGAGGACAAGGCGGGCACGGCGTGGAACATGGTGGGCTTCCAGACGCGGCTCACGTGGGGCGAGCAGAAGCGCATCTTCACCTCCTGCATCCCGGGCCTGGCCAACGCCGAGTTCCTGCGCATGGGGCAGATCCACCGCAACACCTTCATCGACGCGCCGCGGCTGCTGGGCAAGGACTTGTCGCTCGAGGCCGAGTCGCGGCTGTTCTTCGCGGGGCAGATCACCGGGGTGGAGGGGTACGTGGAGTCGGCGGCGTGCGGCTACCTGGCGGCGCTGGCGGTGTACGCGCGGCTCACGGGGGGCGAGTTCGTGCCGCCGCCGGCCACCACGGCGCTGGGCGCGCTCTACCGGCACGTGACGGGCGAGGCGCACCCGGAGGACTACGACTATCAGCCCTCCAACATCATCTTCGGGCTGTTCCCGCCGCTGCCGGGACGGCACAAGAAGGCGGACAAGCGGGTGAAGTACGCGGAGCGGGCGCGGGCGGACCTGGCCACGTGGCTGCCGAGCGTGCCCCCCGCCGAGGCGCCCGGGAGGACGGTATGA
- a CDS encoding TraR/DksA family transcriptional regulator, whose protein sequence is MTRANDLMRIRDLLQRRRRAILSTSEGAQRELSALKDSDRDPEYEEQAQAELADYTLSSLMETQRREVMLIDAALRRMDTGVFGECVDCGADITIERLEAMPFAIRCEEDATSHELEMRGGHAQSIPTL, encoded by the coding sequence ATGACGCGAGCCAATGACCTCATGAGAATCCGAGACCTCCTCCAGCGCCGCCGCCGCGCCATCCTGAGCACGAGCGAGGGGGCCCAACGCGAGCTGTCCGCGCTCAAGGACTCGGATCGGGATCCCGAGTACGAGGAGCAGGCCCAGGCCGAGCTGGCGGACTACACCCTGTCCAGCCTGATGGAGACCCAGCGGCGCGAGGTGATGCTCATCGATGCCGCGCTGCGTCGCATGGACACGGGCGTGTTCGGCGAGTGCGTGGATTGCGGCGCGGACATCACCATCGAGCGGCTGGAGGCGATGCCCTTCGCCATCCGCTGCGAGGAGGACGCGACGAGCCACGAGCTGGAGATGCGCGGAGGCCACGCCCAGTCCATCCCCACCCTCTAG
- the topA gene encoding type I DNA topoisomerase: MATRTKKTATAGEQEVEETTAPEKPTRKPAARKKSAAKKKTTAKKASAKKAAVKRGKKGELATVEASAEDADTEAEAPRRGKGPHYLVVVESPAKAKTIKKYLGSGYTVKASVGHILDLPKSKMGVDLEHDFEPQYEVIKGKEKVLNELKKAAQGVDKVFLATDPDREGEAIAWHINQQLGHPDAYRVMFNEITKPAIQEAIANPRQLSQENYDSQQTRRILDRLVGYQISPILWKKVRRGLSAGRVQSVAVRLICERESEIKAFVPQEYWTLDALLQGQSGPPSFKAKLSRVDGKKVDLKDQATTHGLVAELKDAPFSVSKVDKRERRRNAPAPFITSKLQQEAANRLHFTAKKTMALAQRLYEGVLLGEEGQTALITYMRTDSTRLSEQAVAGVRDFILQTYGPDYLPEEPVVYRTKKGAQDAHEAIRPTSLEYPPAKVKAAFDAMNDDMAADMFRLYELIWNRFVACQTKPAVYDQTSADIASGRATFRASGSTLKFPGYLAVYGASLTPEEEAAQEKARAAGDESADDAATGELPVLNEGDSLVLQKLIDEQHFTQPPPRFSEATLVKELEERGIGRPSTYAAILSTIQDKKYAEKIEGRFRPTDLGLICNDLLVKHFPQELDVTFTANMEEKLDQISEGEANWRTVLKDFYAPFKETLEKAEAEMRDVKREEVKTDVACEKCGNVMVIKWGKMGHFLACSNYPECKNTKDFKRDAEGKIVIVEEETTDEMCENCGKNMVVKRGRFGKFLACSGYPDCKTSKPISIGVTCPDCKQGYLTERRSRFGKIFFGCNRYPDCKFAAWDRPLPEACPQCQSPYLVQKFSKRDGPFVACPNKECDYRRQITEPEALPPAANGPDASSAA; this comes from the coding sequence ATGGCGACGCGCACGAAGAAGACGGCCACCGCGGGCGAGCAGGAGGTCGAGGAGACGACGGCCCCCGAGAAGCCGACCAGGAAGCCAGCGGCGCGCAAGAAGAGCGCCGCCAAGAAGAAGACCACCGCGAAGAAGGCGTCCGCGAAGAAGGCGGCCGTCAAGCGCGGCAAGAAGGGCGAGCTGGCCACCGTGGAGGCCTCCGCCGAGGACGCCGACACCGAGGCCGAGGCTCCCCGCCGCGGCAAGGGGCCGCACTACCTCGTGGTCGTCGAGTCGCCCGCCAAGGCGAAGACGATCAAGAAGTACCTGGGCTCGGGCTACACGGTGAAGGCGAGCGTGGGTCACATCCTCGACCTGCCCAAGAGCAAGATGGGCGTGGACCTGGAGCACGACTTCGAGCCCCAGTACGAGGTGATCAAAGGCAAGGAGAAGGTGCTCAACGAGCTGAAGAAGGCCGCCCAGGGCGTGGACAAGGTCTTCCTCGCCACGGACCCGGATCGCGAGGGCGAGGCCATCGCCTGGCACATCAACCAGCAGCTCGGCCACCCGGATGCCTACCGGGTGATGTTCAACGAGATCACCAAGCCGGCCATCCAGGAGGCGATCGCCAACCCGCGCCAGCTCAGCCAGGAGAACTACGACTCCCAGCAGACGCGGCGCATCCTGGACCGGCTCGTGGGCTATCAGATCTCGCCCATCCTCTGGAAGAAGGTGCGCCGGGGCCTGTCCGCGGGCCGCGTGCAGTCCGTCGCCGTGCGCCTCATCTGCGAGCGCGAGAGCGAGATCAAGGCCTTCGTGCCCCAGGAGTACTGGACGCTGGACGCGCTCTTGCAGGGCCAGTCCGGGCCGCCGTCCTTCAAGGCGAAGCTGTCGCGCGTGGACGGCAAGAAGGTGGACCTGAAGGACCAGGCCACCACCCACGGCCTGGTGGCCGAGCTGAAGGACGCTCCCTTCTCCGTGTCCAAGGTGGACAAGCGCGAGCGGCGCCGCAACGCCCCCGCGCCCTTCATCACCTCCAAGCTCCAGCAGGAGGCCGCCAACCGGCTGCACTTCACCGCCAAGAAGACCATGGCGCTCGCCCAGCGGCTCTATGAAGGCGTGCTGCTCGGCGAGGAGGGCCAGACGGCGCTCATCACGTACATGCGTACGGACTCCACCCGTCTGTCCGAGCAGGCCGTGGCGGGGGTGCGCGACTTCATCCTCCAGACGTACGGCCCGGACTACCTGCCCGAGGAGCCCGTGGTGTACCGCACCAAGAAGGGCGCCCAGGACGCGCACGAGGCCATCCGTCCCACCTCGCTCGAGTACCCGCCCGCCAAGGTGAAGGCCGCCTTCGACGCGATGAACGACGACATGGCCGCGGACATGTTCCGCCTCTACGAGCTCATCTGGAACCGCTTCGTGGCGTGCCAGACGAAGCCGGCCGTGTATGACCAGACGAGCGCGGACATCGCCTCGGGCCGGGCCACGTTCCGCGCCTCGGGCTCCACGCTGAAGTTCCCCGGCTACCTGGCCGTCTACGGCGCGAGCCTCACCCCCGAGGAGGAGGCCGCCCAGGAGAAGGCGCGTGCCGCGGGCGACGAGAGCGCCGACGACGCCGCCACGGGCGAACTGCCCGTGCTCAACGAGGGCGACAGCCTCGTCCTGCAGAAGCTCATCGACGAGCAGCACTTCACCCAGCCGCCTCCGCGCTTCTCCGAGGCCACCCTCGTCAAGGAGCTGGAGGAGCGGGGCATCGGCCGTCCCTCCACCTACGCCGCCATCCTCTCCACCATCCAGGACAAGAAGTACGCGGAGAAGATCGAGGGCCGCTTCCGCCCCACGGACCTGGGCCTCATCTGCAATGATCTCCTGGTCAAGCACTTCCCCCAGGAGCTGGACGTGACGTTCACGGCCAACATGGAGGAGAAGCTGGATCAGATCTCCGAGGGCGAGGCCAACTGGAGGACCGTGCTCAAGGACTTCTACGCGCCCTTCAAGGAGACGCTCGAGAAGGCCGAGGCGGAGATGCGCGACGTCAAGCGCGAGGAAGTGAAGACCGACGTGGCGTGCGAGAAGTGCGGCAACGTCATGGTCATCAAGTGGGGGAAGATGGGCCACTTCCTCGCGTGCTCGAACTATCCCGAGTGCAAGAACACCAAGGACTTCAAGCGCGACGCCGAGGGGAAGATCGTCATCGTGGAGGAGGAGACCACGGACGAGATGTGCGAGAACTGCGGCAAGAACATGGTCGTCAAGCGCGGCCGGTTCGGCAAGTTCCTCGCCTGCTCGGGCTACCCGGACTGCAAGACGTCCAAGCCCATCTCCATCGGCGTGACGTGTCCGGACTGCAAGCAGGGCTACCTCACCGAGCGCCGCAGCCGCTTCGGGAAGATCTTCTTCGGGTGCAACCGCTACCCGGACTGCAAGTTCGCCGCGTGGGACAGGCCGCTGCCCGAGGCGTGCCCGCAGTGCCAGTCGCCCTACCTGGTGCAGAAGTTCTCCAAGCGCGACGGGCCCTTCGTGGCCTGCCCGAACAAGGAGTGCGACTACCGCCGGCAGATCACCGAGCCCGAGGCCCTTCCTCCGGCGGCCAACGGGCCCGACGCGTCCTCGGCGGCCTGA
- a CDS encoding DNA-processing protein DprA: MVDVTANSYTAEQHALLALWSVPGLGPRTLERLRSFARGGLASLASCPVRDWLAEAPLPPPVRRRLAGFSALEPLATQLLERCARAGMGLAFQGQPAYPARLAETDDAPPLLFYRGQIGPPRRRAALVGSRHPDQGFLPFARTFARQVAEGGVGVVSGAAAGVDRACHWGAMDAGGETWAFLGSALDELDPAQARLLPHFLARGGVFFSELPPGVRASTTTFPRRNRLIAGASDAVVVLRAGVGSGSLYTAEAGRAQGRPVFALPGDVLNEAAAGCNALLRDGHARACLSVEEVWRAVGILPHRHVPPAEGSSWEELSVEARGAYQVLNRVPKSFDEVLAGSQLSPAALTSALVELELSGFVIQHPGRLFERV, encoded by the coding sequence ATGGTGGACGTCACGGCGAACAGCTACACGGCGGAGCAACACGCGCTCCTGGCGCTCTGGTCGGTTCCGGGTCTGGGTCCGAGAACCCTCGAGCGTCTGCGCTCCTTTGCCAGGGGAGGGCTGGCCTCGCTGGCCTCCTGCCCGGTGAGGGACTGGCTCGCCGAAGCGCCGCTGCCTCCCCCTGTCCGCCGCCGGCTCGCCGGGTTCTCCGCGTTGGAACCGCTCGCCACGCAACTGCTGGAGCGCTGTGCTCGGGCGGGGATGGGCCTGGCCTTCCAGGGCCAGCCCGCCTACCCGGCGCGCCTGGCCGAAACGGACGACGCGCCTCCGCTTCTGTTCTACCGGGGACAGATCGGCCCGCCGCGGCGCCGCGCCGCGTTGGTGGGCAGCCGGCATCCGGATCAGGGATTTCTTCCCTTCGCCCGGACGTTCGCGCGGCAGGTGGCGGAAGGGGGGGTCGGGGTGGTGTCGGGCGCCGCGGCCGGGGTGGATCGGGCCTGCCACTGGGGCGCGATGGATGCCGGGGGCGAGACGTGGGCCTTCCTCGGCTCGGCGCTGGACGAGTTGGATCCCGCCCAGGCCCGGCTGCTGCCGCACTTCCTGGCCCGGGGGGGGGTGTTCTTCAGCGAACTGCCCCCGGGCGTGCGGGCGAGCACGACGACGTTTCCCCGGCGCAACCGGCTCATTGCTGGCGCGTCGGACGCGGTGGTGGTTCTTCGGGCGGGGGTGGGTTCGGGCAGTCTCTACACGGCGGAGGCGGGCCGGGCGCAGGGCCGTCCGGTGTTCGCCCTGCCCGGAGACGTGCTGAACGAGGCGGCGGCGGGGTGTAACGCATTGTTGCGTGATGGTCACGCCCGCGCGTGTCTGTCCGTTGAAGAGGTCTGGCGGGCCGTGGGGATCCTTCCCCACCGGCACGTGCCGCCAGCGGAGGGTTCTTCGTGGGAAGAACTCTCGGTGGAAGCGAGAGGGGCCTATCAGGTGTTGAACCGGGTTCCCAAATCATTCGATGAGGTGTTGGCCGGCAGCCAGCTCTCCCCCGCGGCGCTCACCAGCGCCCTGGTGGAACTGGAGCTGTCGGGATTCGTGATCCAGCACCCCGGCAGGTTGTTCGAGAGGGTCTGA
- a CDS encoding LysM peptidoglycan-binding domain-containing protein — protein sequence MRSRILSSLLLAAVLAPPVWAQDESEPETGDETEGSDVVDEEAPASRPGRVTLPPGQGGRESAPGEVHTVQTGDTLWDLSQRYLGSPWYWPKVWSYNPEIANPHWIYPGNNVRFFAAGEEVPSRVEAGVGPVASGDDAPVPSETAGDDVEVSGKISYSPKSGRSVMTQAFVTARELDEAGRIEGSSSGAEMLSFPDTTYVRFKRKTDAKLGDRYVVFHTAEQIFHPVTKKPVGYLTEFVGMLRVTALGKDYVKAQVMETWDPVVRGDLVGPYGERMADSVVPRRNQKEVKGVVLTALVPYLSLAAEHHILVIDRGSADGVQPGNTFTITRQGDPARQEILKFELPIGKKNQPVELPTEDIGLCLVTEVKERTSNCLITRSLQEVGPGDPVVMRVDAASTAQR from the coding sequence ATGCGCTCGCGGATCCTCTCCTCGCTCCTTCTCGCCGCCGTCCTCGCGCCGCCCGTCTGGGCGCAGGACGAATCGGAGCCCGAGACCGGTGACGAGACCGAAGGCAGTGACGTGGTGGACGAGGAGGCTCCCGCCTCGCGCCCGGGCCGCGTCACGCTTCCTCCGGGGCAGGGCGGCCGCGAGTCCGCTCCTGGCGAGGTCCACACCGTCCAGACGGGCGACACGCTGTGGGACCTGTCCCAGCGCTACCTGGGCAGCCCCTGGTACTGGCCCAAGGTCTGGTCCTACAACCCGGAGATCGCCAACCCGCACTGGATCTACCCCGGCAACAACGTGCGCTTCTTCGCCGCGGGCGAGGAGGTCCCCTCGCGCGTGGAGGCGGGCGTTGGCCCCGTGGCTTCCGGTGACGACGCCCCCGTGCCCTCGGAGACGGCGGGCGACGACGTGGAGGTGAGCGGGAAGATCTCCTACTCGCCCAAGTCCGGGCGCTCGGTGATGACGCAGGCCTTCGTCACCGCGCGCGAGCTGGACGAGGCGGGCCGCATCGAGGGCTCCAGCAGCGGCGCGGAGATGCTCTCCTTCCCGGACACCACCTACGTGCGCTTCAAGCGCAAGACGGACGCGAAGCTCGGCGACCGCTACGTGGTGTTCCACACCGCGGAGCAGATCTTCCACCCGGTGACGAAGAAGCCGGTGGGCTACCTCACCGAGTTCGTGGGCATGCTGCGCGTGACGGCGCTGGGCAAGGACTACGTCAAGGCGCAGGTCATGGAGACGTGGGATCCCGTGGTGCGCGGCGATCTGGTGGGCCCCTATGGCGAGCGCATGGCCGACTCGGTGGTGCCCCGCCGCAACCAGAAGGAGGTCAAGGGCGTGGTCCTCACCGCGCTCGTGCCCTACCTGAGCCTCGCCGCGGAGCATCACATCCTGGTGATCGACCGGGGCAGTGCCGATGGCGTCCAGCCGGGCAACACCTTCACCATCACCCGCCAGGGAGATCCCGCCCGGCAGGAAATCCTCAAGTTCGAGCTGCCCATCGGCAAGAAGAACCAGCCGGTGGAGCTGCCCACGGAGGACATCGGCCTGTGCCTCGTCACCGAGGTCAAGGAGCGCACCTCCAACTGCCTCATCACGCGCTCCCTCCAGGAAGTGGGCCCCGGCGACCCGGTGGTGATGCGCGTGGACGCGGCCTCCACGGCCCAGCGCTGA
- a CDS encoding tetratricopeptide repeat protein, translating into MSLRAEVRSLREAQSHLEKRLERMEMLASVKQARASRAATPAAEPAPAPEASATSALVTPELAVVKLKPRAEPAPALPVRVDVVEPSDEDMELFVSASPDEGSTSDEALAPKASDSGLDAAFEQAVAALRTGNVEGGVTTLLGFAENNPRHARADNALYFSGLGQMGLKDYASAAGTFERLISRYPAGDAVLDGMLRLAECRLRLEQKDDARALYTRILTQFPGTAAATQAEQRLASLSH; encoded by the coding sequence GTGTCGTTGAGGGCCGAGGTGCGCTCGCTGCGCGAGGCCCAGTCGCACCTGGAGAAGCGCCTCGAGCGGATGGAGATGCTCGCGAGCGTGAAGCAGGCCCGTGCCTCGCGTGCCGCCACGCCCGCCGCCGAGCCCGCCCCGGCCCCCGAGGCCTCGGCCACGTCCGCCCTCGTCACTCCCGAGCTGGCGGTGGTGAAGCTCAAGCCCCGTGCCGAGCCCGCGCCCGCGCTGCCCGTGCGCGTGGACGTCGTCGAGCCCTCGGACGAGGACATGGAGTTGTTCGTGAGCGCCTCGCCCGATGAGGGCTCCACCAGCGACGAGGCCCTGGCGCCGAAGGCCTCGGACTCCGGATTGGACGCCGCCTTCGAGCAGGCCGTGGCGGCGCTGCGCACCGGCAACGTGGAGGGTGGGGTGACCACGCTGCTGGGCTTCGCCGAGAACAACCCCCGTCACGCCCGCGCCGACAACGCGCTCTACTTCAGCGGACTCGGGCAGATGGGGCTCAAGGACTATGCCTCCGCGGCCGGCACGTTCGAGCGGCTGATCTCCCGCTATCCCGCCGGTGACGCCGTGCTGGACGGCATGCTCCGGCTGGCCGAGTGCCGGCTGCGGCTCGAGCAGAAGGACGACGCCCGGGCCCTCTACACCCGTATCCTCACCCAGTTTCCGGGCACGGCCGCCGCCACCCAGGCGGAGCAGCGGCTCGCGTCCCTCTCGCACTAA
- the pgeF gene encoding peptidoglycan editing factor PgeF: protein MSRSFLQSSLLPVPHGFTTREGGVSEEPFASLNLGFAVGDVRERVVENHQRLAAELGVPLATLHTVKQVHGERVVEAGAGEGSEEPRPPEGEADGLWTDRPGHWVGVGTADCVPVLLVDPEGQRVAAVHSGWKGTEARIVARAVEALVARGSRPERLLAAVGPCIQRCCYVVSEELGERFTACFGPQVVVREGSQVRLDLSRAVRETLLGAGLLAERVDVLAPCTACDARRFFSHRRDAGRTGRHLNFVVHRFPAASGPIS, encoded by the coding sequence ATGAGCCGCTCCTTCCTCCAATCTTCTCTGCTCCCGGTCCCTCATGGCTTCACCACCCGTGAGGGGGGCGTGTCCGAGGAGCCCTTCGCCTCGCTCAACCTGGGCTTCGCCGTGGGTGACGTGCGCGAGCGCGTGGTGGAGAACCACCAGCGCCTGGCCGCGGAGCTGGGCGTCCCGCTCGCCACGCTGCACACGGTGAAGCAGGTGCATGGAGAGCGCGTGGTGGAGGCGGGAGCGGGGGAGGGGAGCGAGGAGCCGCGGCCTCCCGAGGGCGAGGCGGATGGCCTCTGGACGGACCGGCCGGGGCATTGGGTGGGGGTGGGGACGGCGGACTGCGTGCCGGTGTTGCTGGTGGACCCCGAGGGCCAGCGCGTGGCGGCGGTGCACTCGGGCTGGAAGGGGACGGAGGCGCGCATCGTGGCGCGCGCGGTGGAGGCCCTGGTCGCGCGCGGCTCGCGTCCTGAGCGGCTGCTCGCGGCGGTGGGCCCGTGCATCCAGCGCTGCTGCTACGTCGTCTCCGAGGAGCTGGGCGAGCGCTTCACTGCTTGCTTCGGTCCACAGGTGGTGGTGCGCGAGGGCTCCCAGGTGCGACTGGATCTCTCACGCGCCGTGCGCGAGACGTTGCTGGGCGCGGGGTTGCTCGCGGAGCGGGTGGACGTGCTGGCCCCCTGCACCGCGTGTGACGCGCGGCGGTTCTTCTCCCACCGGCGCGACGCGGGGCGCACGGGCCGCCACCTCAACTTCGTGGTGCACCGGTTCCCGGCCGCGTCCGGGCCGATTTCTTGA